GAATCATCTGGGGCGATCGCAGCTGCTATACCACCCTGCGCCCAATCACTAGCAGATAACGCAACCGTTTCTTTGGTAATCAAACCAACTCGTAAGGATTCTGGCAAACACAATGCTGTATATAGTCCAGCCGCACCAGCACCGACTACTAAAACATCAAATTGGCTAGGAATATCTATCTTGGACAATGTTAGGGAGTAGGGAGTAGGGAGTAGGGAGTAGGGAGTAGGTAATTACGAATTACGAATTACGAATTACCCATCCCCTTCTTTAATAATAAGACTCCCACCCTCTGAGATAGAGAGTGGGTGAGTCTTGTTAACAGTAAATACAAAAGCAATTATCTGTAAATACCGTTGTTCAAGCGATCATCACCTTCGTTGAAGGCTGGTTCATAATCTGTAACTGTGAAGTTATCAAAATTAGCTTGTAAGATTTGTTTTTGGCGATCGCTCAATCCTGGCAGATCCAATACATCCTCTACTTTAGAGTAGGGAGCGTTTTGGATAATTTTCTTAGCCAGAGTGGGATATAAACCTGGATATTGTTGAAAAGCTCTGATATTGGTATTGTTCAAATCGACTTTTTTACCAAATTCAGTTGCTAGTTTTGCATCTGCCCGATTTAATCTTTCAGATTCAACTGCCAAAACTGGCACTTGAGGAACCAAAAAACTTTGTAAACTAGCAGCTTGGGCATTCTGAGTTGTTCCCAACCATCCCCAGCAGCCCAGCAACAAACTAAATACTGTTAATAAACGCACCAATCCTTTCACGATTTTTTCACCTCTTTCCATCAAACTGAAAATAACAGCTTTAACAGTTATCAGTTAACAGTTATCAGTTAGCAGTTAAATTCTTGGGGGAAACACCCATTGCTGGTAGGCGTTGGTAGTTGGTGAAGCACCATACCATGTACCCTTGCTGACTGTTCACTGTTCACTGTTCACTGATCTGGCTCATTCAACACACAGCAGCCATCAGAAACTAATATACAGCTTATTAATGGCCACAATATTTGGTGTTTGTCAGTTGATAGTTGTCATTAGTCATTAGTCCACAGTCAAAAGGTAAAAGACAGGAGTTAATATCATCTCCCCTTACTTCCTACTCCCTACTCCCCACTCACCTCGTATTATGCTGTCAAGGCGGCTATTAAAAATAGGCTGTCTACCAAGATTGTGCTTAAAACTGCGCCACCAAAGGCATACCAGTGTCGCTGCTTTTGATTTAAGGGGATAGTTCCGGCTATGAGTAGTCCTAAACCCAGAATAACTGCCCAGCCTATACCCCAAGGTGTTTGCACTTGAGCAACAGCTGATTGTAAAATCGGTGATACATTTGCAGGTTCTACTAACATGATTTGCCGCCAATAGGGCATTAAATCTACTACATAAAAATATACATCTGTTAATACTGTGCCGAGTAAGGAACCTAGATAAAACCAATTGCCTACTTTGCCCCAATTACGGTACAAACACCAACAGGCAAAAGGCAAACCTATAGATTCTACTGGTAAATGCCACAAGGGTTCCCAGCGTAGCCAACCCCAGTAAATTCCGCCAGCCAGCCAACTCCAGCTAAAGCCGAAAAGCAAGTCACCCCAAACATAGGTGGCTGGACGAGACATTAATTTAAAACTGAGCCATATCCAAAAGCCTGTCATCGCTAAACTAACAGCAGGTAGCGATCGCACTAATGGTGCTTCTATAAATACAGGCACTGATACCAGAAATACTGCTGCTGCAAACACTAGCCATGTTTGCCGAGAAACTAAGGCTAAGGGCAAAGAAGGAGAGGCTTCTAATGTAGATTCCAAATCTCTAATATTATTTTTCTGCCCAGCGTCGCTTTGCTGTAATTCTGTAATATCTGTTGTGGTAGAAGCTGCGTAAGATGCCAATGTATTATTAATCAAAGTTTTAATAATTGTTACTAATCTTTATATTACTCAAAATAACATACTCAATAATCCCCCCTGGGGGCATATTTATAATACCACGATTAAAGTGGGGAGTGGGGGAGGTGGGGAAGATGAGGGAGTGGGGGGAGATGGGGAGATGAGGAGGAAAAGCCACTGACAACTTAACTAATGACTATTAACTAATGACTATTGACTAATGACTATTGACTATGGACTAATGACTAATGTGTTATTTTCCTGGGAGCTTATCTAGTTAGCTGTTTGTTTATTTAATTGTTTGTAGATTACAGCGATCGCAGGTAAAGTAATGACTTTATTCAAACGTCAGTGGTTCGTGCTAGTTAGTGTAGTATCGGCGGTTTTGTCGATAGTTGTGTTTCCTTTAGAGGTTTTTAGCGCCCCTCCTGGTTCGGTAGATACTGGGGTGCAGCAGATGAATGTTTTCCAGGCGATTGTTTTGGGTTTTGTCCAGGGAATCACCGAGTTCTTACCAATTAGTAGTACAGCGCACCTCAAAGTCGTGCCTGTTGCCTTGGGTTGGGGTGATCCGGGGGTAGCTTTCACAGCTATTATCCAGTTGGGGAGTATTGCGGCTGTGCTGTGGTATTTTTGGGGGGATTTGACAAAGTTAATCGGCGGAGCCACAAGAGCGATCGCCTCCAAAAATTACGAAGATTATGATTTGCGTCTATCTTTAGGCATAATTTTGGGAACGATACCTATCGTATTTTTCGGATTATTAATTAAAAAATTTATCCCCGATTTTGATAATTCACCCATTAGAAGTTTAAGTGCGATCGCTATTGCCTCAATAGGAATGTCATTATTATTGGGGGTGGCAGAAAAATTAGGCAAACGTGAGCGAGATTTTGAACATCTGACAATGCAAGATGGGTTGTTAATGGGTTTAGCCCAATCACTGGCTTTAATTCCCGGTGTCTCTCGTTCTGGTTCCACCCTCACAAGTGGTTTATTTATGGGTTTACAACGGGAAACAGCCGCCAGATTCTCGTTTTTGCTAGGGATACCCGCTATTACTTTGGCTGGGTTAGTAGAGTTAAAAGACGTTGTAGGAGAAGGTATAGGCGATGGGGGATTACTGCCGCTAATTGTTGGCGTGATTTCTGCCACCATTTTTTCTTATATTGCGATCGCTGGCTTACTCCGCTTTCTCAAAACTCAAAGTACCTGGGTGTTCATTTGGTATCGATTAGCCTTTGGCATAGCCATCTTAAGCGCAATTAATGCTGGGGTTTTGCAGAATAGGTAGGGACTCAATCAGTTGACAGTTGACAGTTTACAGTTATTTCCATTGTGGGCTGTTGACCGTACTAATTTTAGATTTTAGATTTTAAATTTTGGATTATTTTTGGTTCAAGCCCTGCCCCTAGTGGGCAGAACAAATCGCGCTGCTTCGTCAATCCAAAATCTCCAAGCTGCATCCCCTTGTGGGTGCAGTCAATCCAAAATCGTCAATCCAAAATCTAAAATTGTTTGACTGTGGACTATTGACTATTGACTGTTGACTGAGACTTCTAATCATCATTTATGTTCTAAATCCTACTGCCATTAGTCTATATTCATAAGTAGTGACTACTTATGAAGACTTGGCTTTTGACTCATGGCTGGCATTCTTCCTGCCCGTATTACTAAAGTTTTACCCGATTCGATCGCTGCTGAAATTGGCTTTGAGGCGGGGGATGCGATTGTAGCTATTAATGGTACACCCCCGCGCGATTTAATTGATTATAAATTTTTATGCTCTGATGAGTTTCTAGAATTAGAAGTTTTGGATGCCTCCGGCAAAACTCATCATATAGAAATTGAGAAGGAATATGACGAAGACCTGGGGTTAGAATTTGAAACTGCGTTGTTTGATGGTCTGATTCAGTGCAATAATCGCTGTCCGTTTTGTTTTATTGACCAGCAGCCCCCAGGTAAGCGTTCCAGTCTGTATTTAAAAGATGATGACTATCGGTTGAGCTTTTTGTATGGCTCTTACTTAACTCTTACCAATTTACCCCAAAGCGAATGGCGCAGGATTGAACAGATGCGCCTGTCTCCCTTGTATGTATCCGTTCATGCTACGGAACCGGATGTGAGAGTGAGGCTATTAAAAAATCCCCGTGCGGCGCAAATATCGGATCAGTTGCGATGGTTCCAAGAAAGAAGGTTGCAAATCCATGCCCAAGTAGTAGTTTGTCCTGGTATAAATGATAGCAAACATTTGGAACAAACACTACGGGATTTAACGTCATTTCATGATGGGGATGTGCCTACCGTTGCTTCAGTTGCAGTTGTACCAGTCGGGTTAACTAGATTTCGTCCCGCAGAAGACGAACTCGTACCTGTGACTAGGGAAAAAGCCCAAGAAGTGATTGCCCAAGTGCGATCGCTTACTCAAGAATTTCGCCAAAAATTTGGTTCTAACGTAGCTTGGTTGGCAGACGAATGGTTTTTGATTGCAGGTGAGGAATTACCCAGCGAAGCCGAGTACGAAGAATATCCACAAATTGATAATGGCGTAGGTTCCATTCGGTTATTTCTCAAACAATTTGCGGAAACTGCAACACAATTATTACCAGCAAAAATTGACGAGCCAAAAAAGTTAACTTGGGTGGTTGGTAATGCTGTAGAAAAAGCTTTTCAACCAATTCTCGCCAGATTAAATGCTGTAGAAGGATTGGAAGTAAGTATGAAAGCTTTATCTAGTGATTACTGGGGACAAGCTATTAGTGTTACCGGATTAATTACAGGTCATGATTTACTGTTAAATCTCAAAGGTCAAGATTTAGGTGCAGGAATTTTGCTACCTAAAGTCATGCTCAAACATGGAGAACTAGTTTTTTTAGATGATACGACTGTTGAGGAAGTAGCCCAACAATTACAAACTAAAATTTTTCCAGTAGCCGGAGTAGAAGAACTTATAAATACTTGCATTACTGATAGTGTAAGCATTTAAAACTTCAAACTCAGTCTTTTCGCCGATGTAAATTGCTATTAATTTACTTCATAAATAATAGGAAAACATTAATTAGCAGGGGATATATATAGTGAAGAATCGCCAGAAAATCAATACAGTAGATTACAAAGTATTAATTAAAAAAACAGGATTCTTCCTTTTTCCTCTGCAAATAATTATTCTTAATTGTGTTGATATTTTGACAGTCAAGGCAGCAGAAAAACCTGTTTTAAGTGTAGTGCAAAGTCAAGAAAATGCCCAGCATTGGACAGGAATTACCAAGCGTTTACAAAGTATAAATGTAGACTATTGCGTCATTTCTTTGACAAGTGTCAAGAGTGCAGCAGATTGGGGCGATCGCAGCATATTATTCTTACCAAATATCGAAACTTTAACACCAACCCAAGCTCTCACCTTAGAAGAATGGAAAAGTAAAGGCGGGAACCTCATTGCAAGCGGCCCTGCTGGTAGCCTCTCTACCCCAGGTGTTCGTCAATTATTAAAAACCCTCTTGGGTGGTTATTGGGGATTTAGCCTTAAAGATAAACAACCGCTCAAACCCCCAACCAAAGTTAATTATTCCTGGGTGAATAATAAGGGATTATTTGGTAATGTACATGGTGGCGTTTTAATACCCAATAACACTACTAGCCAAGCTGTTGCGATGTGGAATGGCGCAGGTAATTTTGCCGCCGTCGTCTCAACTGAGCGCACCACATTTTTGGGCTGGCGTTGGGGAGTCGATACAGCATCCACAACAGAATTAGATAGTGCTTGGTTAAAAGCTGCACTAAACCGTTACTCATCATCCAAAAACACAAAAAAAATAGCTGGTGCTTCCTCCAGTTGCACAACATCAGTAGCTTCTGTACCCAGTGAGCAGAGGAGCAGGCGAGCAAACGCACAGATAAATAATAATTCTTCTCCCTCCCGTGTTGCTGCCATCGCCCCTACTCCTTCAGTTTCTCCTATGCCTTCCCCTAAGCCACCTAAAGCAGAGGAAGCAATAGATCAACTAGAACAACAAGTACGCTGGAATGTTGCCCCTAATTCTAATGCACCGATCGCACCTAGTGAAGCGATCTCTATGCAGCAAGAGATAGAAAATCTCATTGGACGAGTAGAAAGTTCCCATTTAGCGGCATTAGTGAATGATGGTAATACCTTAAACTCTCAGTCTACAAAAGCAGAAGTCACCCAAAACCCCAACACTCCAACTTCCATCTCTAACAAAGAGCAAGTTGTAGCACAAGCAAGAACAGTCGCCAAAAACTTACCTCAGTTGATTGCCAATAAAAATTATGCGTTGGCTCGTCAACAATGGCTCGCAATCAAAACAAATCTGTGGAAGCAATTTCCTATAGATCGCAGATTAGCACCAGCCGAAATTCGCGCAGTATGGTTTGATAGGGGAACAATTGTCCGTGCTGGTAGTGAAGAAGAATTAGCCAAAATTTTTGACCGTTTGGCGCAAGCTGGCATCAATACTATCTTTTTTGAAACAGTCAACGCTGGCTATACAATCTACCCCAGTAAGGTTGCACCACAGCAAAATCCCTTAATTCGCGGTTGGAACCCCTTAGCCTCAGCAGTGAAATTAGCCCATGAGCGAGGAATGGAAATACACGCTTGGGTTTGGACATTCGCGGCTGGAAATCAGCGTCATAATCAATTACTCAAAATTGACCCAAATTATCCTGGCCCAGTCCTAGCGGCTCATCCTGATTGGGCAAACTACGACCAGCAAGGCAAAATGATTCCCTCCGGTCAAACTAAGCCGTTCTACGATCCTGCCAATCCTGAGTTACGTCAGTATTTACTCAAACTTTACGAGGAAATTGTCACTGAATATCAGGTGGATGGGTTACAGCTAGATTACATTCGCTATCCTTTCCAAGACCCAGCCGCAGGACACAGTTATGGCTATGGTAAAGCAGCCATAACCCAGTTTCAACAATTGACAGGTGTAGATCCGATGAAGATTACTCCAAGTCAAACACAATTGTGGCAGGAATGGACAAAATTTCGTACCCAACAAGTTGATACTTTTGTTAGTCAAGTTTCCCAAATGTTGCGTCAGCAACACCGCAACTTGATTTTATCTGTGGCTGTTTTCCCTCTTCCAGAATACGAGCGTATCCAAAAAATTCAACAGCACTGGGAAGCTTGGGCTAGACAGGGGGATGTAGATTTAGTTGTGCCTATGACCTATGCCCAAGATACGGTACGTTTCCAAACTCTCGCAAAACCTTGGATAGCTTCAACACAATTAGGTTCTGCTTTGCTCGTACCCGGTATCCGCTTGCTTTCCTTATCAACATTAGGTACATTTGACCAACTGCAATTAGTGCGCGATTTACCAGTAAGTGGTTATGCCTTGTTCGCAGCCGAAAATTTCAATCAAGATTTGCATAGGCTTTTCAGTAATACTCAAGGACGACTACAATCTCCCATTAC
Above is a genomic segment from Nostoc sp. MS1 containing:
- the psbU gene encoding photosystem II complex extrinsic protein PsbU, encoding MKGLVRLLTVFSLLLGCWGWLGTTQNAQAASLQSFLVPQVPVLAVESERLNRADAKLATEFGKKVDLNNTNIRAFQQYPGLYPTLAKKIIQNAPYSKVEDVLDLPGLSDRQKQILQANFDNFTVTDYEPAFNEGDDRLNNGIYR
- a CDS encoding TIGR03279 family radical SAM protein, coding for MAGILPARITKVLPDSIAAEIGFEAGDAIVAINGTPPRDLIDYKFLCSDEFLELEVLDASGKTHHIEIEKEYDEDLGLEFETALFDGLIQCNNRCPFCFIDQQPPGKRSSLYLKDDDYRLSFLYGSYLTLTNLPQSEWRRIEQMRLSPLYVSVHATEPDVRVRLLKNPRAAQISDQLRWFQERRLQIHAQVVVCPGINDSKHLEQTLRDLTSFHDGDVPTVASVAVVPVGLTRFRPAEDELVPVTREKAQEVIAQVRSLTQEFRQKFGSNVAWLADEWFLIAGEELPSEAEYEEYPQIDNGVGSIRLFLKQFAETATQLLPAKIDEPKKLTWVVGNAVEKAFQPILARLNAVEGLEVSMKALSSDYWGQAISVTGLITGHDLLLNLKGQDLGAGILLPKVMLKHGELVFLDDTTVEEVAQQLQTKIFPVAGVEELINTCITDSVSI
- a CDS encoding glycoside hydrolase family 10 protein translates to MKNRQKINTVDYKVLIKKTGFFLFPLQIIILNCVDILTVKAAEKPVLSVVQSQENAQHWTGITKRLQSINVDYCVISLTSVKSAADWGDRSILFLPNIETLTPTQALTLEEWKSKGGNLIASGPAGSLSTPGVRQLLKTLLGGYWGFSLKDKQPLKPPTKVNYSWVNNKGLFGNVHGGVLIPNNTTSQAVAMWNGAGNFAAVVSTERTTFLGWRWGVDTASTTELDSAWLKAALNRYSSSKNTKKIAGASSSCTTSVASVPSEQRSRRANAQINNNSSPSRVAAIAPTPSVSPMPSPKPPKAEEAIDQLEQQVRWNVAPNSNAPIAPSEAISMQQEIENLIGRVESSHLAALVNDGNTLNSQSTKAEVTQNPNTPTSISNKEQVVAQARTVAKNLPQLIANKNYALARQQWLAIKTNLWKQFPIDRRLAPAEIRAVWFDRGTIVRAGSEEELAKIFDRLAQAGINTIFFETVNAGYTIYPSKVAPQQNPLIRGWNPLASAVKLAHERGMEIHAWVWTFAAGNQRHNQLLKIDPNYPGPVLAAHPDWANYDQQGKMIPSGQTKPFYDPANPELRQYLLKLYEEIVTEYQVDGLQLDYIRYPFQDPAAGHSYGYGKAAITQFQQLTGVDPMKITPSQTQLWQEWTKFRTQQVDTFVSQVSQMLRQQHRNLILSVAVFPLPEYERIQKIQQHWEAWARQGDVDLVVPMTYAQDTVRFQTLAKPWIASTQLGSALLVPGIRLLSLSTLGTFDQLQLVRDLPVSGYALFAAENFNQDLHRLFSNTQGRLQSPITEPLPHRQPFQSALNRYIALRREWQLTLQTDKQQTTEKGIGDFYSQAEIIQNALTQLASTPSASKLATAKANLNRFQSLFRVWMRQQQIENSYQIKAWENRLISIERLLNYGEKQLDSNSQQGANTIGK
- a CDS encoding undecaprenyl-diphosphate phosphatase, translated to MTLFKRQWFVLVSVVSAVLSIVVFPLEVFSAPPGSVDTGVQQMNVFQAIVLGFVQGITEFLPISSTAHLKVVPVALGWGDPGVAFTAIIQLGSIAAVLWYFWGDLTKLIGGATRAIASKNYEDYDLRLSLGIILGTIPIVFFGLLIKKFIPDFDNSPIRSLSAIAIASIGMSLLLGVAEKLGKRERDFEHLTMQDGLLMGLAQSLALIPGVSRSGSTLTSGLFMGLQRETAARFSFLLGIPAITLAGLVELKDVVGEGIGDGGLLPLIVGVISATIFSYIAIAGLLRFLKTQSTWVFIWYRLAFGIAILSAINAGVLQNR
- a CDS encoding DUF3120 domain-containing protein; protein product: MINNTLASYAASTTTDITELQQSDAGQKNNIRDLESTLEASPSLPLALVSRQTWLVFAAAVFLVSVPVFIEAPLVRSLPAVSLAMTGFWIWLSFKLMSRPATYVWGDLLFGFSWSWLAGGIYWGWLRWEPLWHLPVESIGLPFACWCLYRNWGKVGNWFYLGSLLGTVLTDVYFYVVDLMPYWRQIMLVEPANVSPILQSAVAQVQTPWGIGWAVILGLGLLIAGTIPLNQKQRHWYAFGGAVLSTILVDSLFLIAALTA